CCAGAGGCAACGGGACAAATTTTTGAAACGGATGCAGCAGGCCGTCAATCGTCTTTCGCTCAACGAACGTTCAATCATCATCAAACGATACATGGACCAAGAAGAATATTTTGATTATGAGATTTACTATGAGTTAGGCATGTCGGAAAGGAAATATTATCGGATTAAATCCCGCGCTTTTTATAAGCTTGCCTTTGCTTTGAAAGAGGAAGTTTATATAGAACATGAGGGGGTGAATTAAATGAATTTTGTGCAGCCGATTCGGGATCCAGAGCATCTTTTTTATATGAAACGATTTTTAAGAGAACAAAGCGAAAGAAATTATATGCTTTTTGTTACTGGGATTAACTCAGGTCTTAGGATTTCGGATATTCTTCCATTAAAAGTGAAAGACGCCAAAAAGCCATATTTTGATATTCGTGAATTAAAGACGCGTAAGCAAAAAAGAATCCAAATCACTTCTTCTTTAAAGAAAGAATTGAATGCTTTTATTAAAGGTAAGGAGGACCATGAATACCTCTTTAAAAGCCGAGAAGGTGTGAATAAACCGATTGGTCGTAGCCAAGCATATAAAATTCTTCGAGCTGCCGCAGAATACGTTAATTTGGACGGAATTGGCACTCATACGCTGCGCAAGACGTTTGGCTATCACTTTTACCTTCAGACAAAAGATGTGGCTATGCTGCAGGAGATATTCAATCATTCTAGCCCTAACATCACCTTGAGGTACATTGGTATCAATCAGGACAGCATGGACAAAGCAATGAAAGGCTTCAAAATTTAGGCTCATCGCCAATAAACGGATGGGCTTTGTTTTTTGCTGTTATATCTAGTTCACCATAAAAAACAGATGTGTAATTCATTTTGTGGTATTGCTGTGAGAATATGTGTATCAAGGCTTTCAGCCTTTTAGTGAATTCAACACAATATAAGATATGGGTAATTTTGAAAAAAAAACAATACTTTTCCCCCGTGTTTTTTGGCATAATAAGTATGATAATAAACTGAGAGGGGAACACTGGGATGAATTGGGATAATATTTTTAAAACCTTAGAAAAATATACTCAATATAAACATTATCTATTACTTTTTGATCAATATAAACTGCCTAGGAAACAATCGCGTGACGAAATGTCTAAGGTTTTACACGAAGCAGTTACCGATGAAGGTTTTATAGGATCAATAATGTCCGAGACAGCAATGGATGAGTGGTTAGCATTACATCAAAAAGATGGTAATAATTATTCCTTCGTCTACAATCTTCAAGAAAAAATTCAAGATGGTTTGTTAAATAATTTATATGTGAGCAGAAATAAATATATAAAACTAAGGTTATGGGACATCAATCCGCATAATGAGTCCGAAGACTTAAATTCTGTAATGCCTAATTTAACAGATATTACATTGGTTGGAATTCATCGGAATGAAAATGCAGGTACATATACATTCTCTTTTGTCTCTCCATGTGAAGTTACTGGTTCTAGAGCTGATGGATCAACAAGAGTTTTTAAGAAGGTATTTTTTAGTCATTGTGTTTTTTTTGATAATTCCAATGATGTAAAAGTGATTTTTAATCCTACGAGTAATCTTCAACATGTAAATGGTGTAAGGAAAGAACGGTTTGATTGGACACCTATAGCAAATATGGTTTTTAACAAAGTCCAAGAATATATTGGAGGTGTTTTAATTGTTGCCCCTAATTGGATTCCCCAAGCACTTTATAAATTTGCAGAGGAAGCAACAAGCCATAATAATCCTAAAATAACTGCAGCTTCTTTTAATGCTCAAGAAATGATTGAAGAATTTGCTGCAGAAGTCCTAAAACAAGCTGGAGTTGATACAATCAATGAACCAGCGCTTATTAGTCGCCTTATACAAGATATTCAGATTTCTTTTGAATCACAGTTATTTGAGATTTACTCTGTAGAAGAGGAAAAAGAAAATTCTTTAACAATTTTCAAGCAAAGATCCGATGGTATCACACACATAATTAGTGTAGAATCAACTGAAGAAGGTTTTAAAATTGGACCAGCTGCCCAAGCAGCGAGAAGATCTAGACAGGATGGAGATATTGATTTATTAGGCGTTAACCTTAAAACAAATGACAGAATGTACAAATTCTTGGTCGAACAAGGTACTGACGCATATTTAATAAGAGGAACCAATACTTTTATTGAAGAGGAGGTGGTAAACATTGTTATCCGTAGACTTAACGAATATCGAACAAAAATACAAGTTGCCGCCGAGCGTCATATTAGGAGTGAAGAAGGAACTTCTTTCCCTGAGGCCAAGTGATGTTTTAACAAAGAATAAACTCGCTTTGGTCACTTCAATTCAAGTTGACTTTGCAGAGCAAATTCTAATCGAATTGTTTAAGGAAAAAAAGCTTCAATTAATTATAAGAGTAGGTTGTCTAAATGAGGAATACTCTCATTCTCTCTGGTTTAATTCTCTTCAAGAATATTATGAATCTAAAGACGAATTTTGTGTTCATTGTGGTGCTCCTCTTGATTGGAAAAATGCAAAGGTTGGATTTAAGAGAGGTATTTACAATTGATGAATAAAATGAA
This window of the Bacillus gobiensis genome carries:
- a CDS encoding site-specific integrase, whose protein sequence is MNFVQPIRDPEHLFYMKRFLREQSERNYMLFVTGINSGLRISDILPLKVKDAKKPYFDIRELKTRKQKRIQITSSLKKELNAFIKGKEDHEYLFKSREGVNKPIGRSQAYKILRAAAEYVNLDGIGTHTLRKTFGYHFYLQTKDVAMLQEIFNHSSPNITLRYIGINQDSMDKAMKGFKI
- a CDS encoding ArpU family phage packaging/lysis transcriptional regulator; its protein translation is MSQLAFVLPEINRDATRQKVESLLERYRILLLQVDLDFLPKITSSYTMVAPSITNEFHSSTEDAATKNVDHQRQRDKFLKRMQQAVNRLSLNERSIIIKRYMDQEEYFDYEIYYELGMSERKYYRIKSRAFYKLAFALKEEVYIEHEGVN